The proteins below are encoded in one region of Thermococcus peptonophilus:
- the tuf gene encoding translation elongation factor EF-1 subunit alpha: MAKEKPHVNIVFIGHVDHGKSTTIGRLLFDTANIPENIIKKFEEMGEKGKSFKFAWVMDRLKEERERGITIDVAHTKFETPHRYITIIDAPGHRDFVKNMITGASQADAAVLVVAATDGVMPQTKEHAFLARTLGINHIIVAINKMDMVNYDQKAFEKVKAQVEKLLKMLGYKDFPVIPISAWEGDNVVKKSDKMPWYNGPTLIEALDQIPEPPKPTDKPLRIPIQDVYSIKGVGTVPVGRVETGVLRVGDVVIFEPASTIFHKPIQGEVKSIEMHHEPLQEAYPGDNIGFNVRGVGKNDIKRGDVAGHTNNPPTVVRPKDTFKAQIIVLNHPTAITVGYTPVLHAHTTQVAVRFEQLLAKLDPRTGNVVEENPQFIKTGDSAIVILRPTKAMVIEPVKEIPQLGRFAIRDMGQTVAAGMVISIQKAE, from the coding sequence ATGGCTAAGGAGAAGCCACACGTTAACATCGTGTTTATAGGCCACGTCGACCACGGAAAGAGCACTACCATCGGTAGGTTGCTCTTCGACACAGCGAACATCCCGGAGAACATCATCAAGAAGTTCGAGGAGATGGGTGAGAAGGGTAAGTCCTTCAAGTTCGCTTGGGTCATGGACAGGCTCAAGGAGGAGAGAGAGCGCGGTATTACCATCGACGTCGCCCACACCAAGTTCGAGACCCCACACAGGTACATCACAATCATCGACGCTCCGGGCCACAGGGACTTCGTTAAGAACATGATCACCGGTGCCAGCCAGGCCGACGCCGCTGTCCTCGTCGTTGCCGCCACCGACGGTGTCATGCCACAGACCAAGGAGCACGCCTTCCTTGCCAGGACCCTTGGTATCAACCACATCATAGTCGCCATCAACAAGATGGACATGGTCAACTACGACCAGAAGGCCTTCGAGAAGGTTAAGGCCCAGGTCGAGAAGCTCCTCAAGATGCTCGGCTATAAGGACTTCCCGGTCATCCCGATCAGCGCCTGGGAGGGAGACAACGTCGTTAAGAAGAGCGACAAGATGCCCTGGTACAACGGCCCGACCCTCATCGAGGCCCTCGACCAGATCCCCGAGCCGCCGAAGCCGACCGACAAGCCGCTCCGCATCCCGATCCAGGACGTCTACTCAATCAAGGGTGTCGGTACCGTCCCGGTCGGCCGTGTTGAGACCGGTGTCCTCCGCGTCGGTGACGTTGTCATCTTCGAGCCGGCTTCAACGATCTTCCACAAGCCGATTCAGGGTGAGGTCAAGAGCATCGAGATGCACCACGAGCCGCTCCAGGAAGCCTACCCAGGTGACAACATCGGTTTCAACGTCCGTGGTGTTGGTAAGAACGACATAAAGCGCGGTGACGTTGCCGGACACACCAACAACCCACCGACCGTCGTCAGGCCGAAGGACACCTTCAAGGCCCAGATCATTGTCCTCAACCACCCGACCGCTATCACCGTCGGCTACACCCCGGTCCTTCACGCCCACACCACCCAGGTCGCCGTCAGGTTCGAGCAGCTCCTCGCCAAGCTCGACCCGAGAACTGGTAACGTCGTCGAGGAGAACCCGCAGTTCATCAAGACCGGTGACTCAGCCATCGTCATCCTCAGGCCAACCAAGGCCATGGTCATCGAGCCGGTCAAGGAGATCCCGCAGCTCGGTAGGTTTGCCATCCGTGACATGGGCCAGACCGTCGCTGCCGGTATGGTCATATCCATCCAGAAGGCCGAGTGA